The Corynebacterium coyleae genome segment ACTGCGCAGGCAGCGCCTGCTCCGGCCCCGAATCCGGTTGCAACCTCCAGCCTTGATGCGCTGTCCTCGTCGGCAAACACCGCGTTTGCAAACCTGGATAAGTCTGCACGGGATGCAGCTTGGGATCTTCGCAACAACCTGCGCTTGCAGGCAGACGGGTTGGCGAATATCAGCCCGGATCTGCCGGCGAAGGCGAAGCAGCGTATCGACGAGATCGTGGAGGTTTTCTTCCCCGGACTCATCGCCGAGAAGACTCCGAAGCCGAAGCCTGCACCGAAGCCGGCTCCCGCTCCGGCACCAGCTCCTGCTCCGGCGCCGGCTCCGAACCCGCGTGCTGGCTTTGACTACGGTCCGTGCCCGGCCGATGCCAAGGCCTGCATTGACATTGATGGTCGCCGTTCCTGGCTGCAGAACAACGGTGTCATGTACTACCAGTCGGGCCTGATTGGTCCGGGCCGACCGGGCTACGAGACGCCGCGCGGCACCTTCTACGTCAACCGTAAGGTCAAGGACGAGATCTCCTGGGAGTTCGGCAACGCACCGATGCCGTACGCCACGTACTTCACCTACAACGGTATTGCGTTCCATGAGGGGGACCCGAGCATTCTGTCTCACGGCTGCATCCGCATGTACCGCGGTGATGCACAGCGCTACTTCAGTGATCTGCAGATCGGTGACAAGGTCTACGTCTACTAGGCATCTTTGTTGCATATTGGCCCCGGCGAAATGCTGGGGCCTTTTGCGTTTTCGCAGGTGAGCGGATAAAGTAGTCCAGCGGTGCTGCCACGAAGTGTTGGCAGGTACCGACTGTCACGGTAAGAAAACGTTTCTGCCTGCACATTTGCGGGCAGTGTAGGAAGTGGAGTGTATGGCAAAAGAAGGCGCAATCGAGGTTGAGGGCCGCATCGTCGAGCCCCTGAAGAACGCCATGTTCCGTGTCGAACTCGACAATGGGCACGAGGTTCTCGCCCACATCAGTGGCAAGATGCGCCAGCACTACATCCGCATCCTCCCTGAGGACCGTGTCGTGGTGGAGCTCTCTCCCTACGACCTGGAACGCGGGCGTATCACTTACCGCTACAAGTAAGCATTTCAGCCTCCTCACCCAGACCTGCTCATAGTGGGTCGTTTACCTCCGGCCACGGTGGCTGGAGCCGCGTGTAATCCCAACCCATCCTCCGGCGCGGTCCGGATAAAGCGTTGGTTGACGTGGACGGGTGGGGAGAAAACCACCGTAACAACCCGAAAGGTACGTACCTCATGGCACGTCTAGCTGGTGTTGATCTCCCGCGCAATAAGCGCATGGAGATCGCTCTCACCTACATCTATGGCATCGGTGCAACCCGATCCAAGGAACTGCTCGAGAAGACGGGCATTTCTCCGGACCTGCGCACGGACGATCTGAGCGATGACCAGCTCTCCGCTCTGCGTGACGCGATTGAGTCCTCCTACACCGTCGAGGGCGACCTGCGCCGCGAGGTTCAGGCAGACATCCGCCGCAAGATCGAAATCGGCTCCTACCAGGGCATGCGCCACCGTCGTGGCCTGCCTGTCCGCGGCCAGCGCACCAAGACCAATGCGCGTACCCGCAAGGGCCCGAAGAAGACCATCGCAGGAAAGAAGAAGTAACCTATGGCTACTCAGACTCGTTCCGGTGCACGTCGCGGACGTCGCATCGTCAAGAAGAACGTGGCCGCAGGCCACGCATACATCAAGTCCACCTTCAACAACACCATCGTGTCCATCACGGACCCGCAGGGCAACGTCATCTCCTGGGCGTCCTCCGGCCACGTTGGCTTCAAGGGCTCCCGTAAGTCCACGCCGTTCGCTGCGCAGATGGCTGCAGAGAACGCTGCCCGCAAGGCAATGGACCATGGCATGAAGAAGGTCGACGTTTTCGTCAAGGGTCCGGGCTCCGGCCGCGAGACCGCTATCCGTTCGCTCCAGGCTGCCGGCCTGGAGGTGTCTTCGATCTCCGACGTGACGCCTCAGCCGTTCAACGGCTGCCGTCCGCCGAAGCGTCGTCGCGTTTAAGGCTGAAAGGAAAAGAGGTAAAGAGACATGGCTCGTTACACCGGCCCTGCTACCCGTAAGTCCCGTCGCCTCCGCGTCGACCTCGTCGGCGGCGACATGTCCTTCGAGCGTCGCCCGTACCCTCCGGGGCAGGCTGGTCGCGCTCGCATCAAGGAATCCGAGTACCTGCTCCAGCTGCAGGAGAAGCAGAAGGCTCGCTTCACCTACGGCGTGATGGAGAAGCAGTTCCGTCGCTACTACGAAGAAGCGAACCGTCGTCCGGGCAAGACCGGCGACAACCTGCTCATCCTGCTGGAGTCCCGTCTGGACAACGTTGTCTACCGTGCTGGTCTGGCTAAGACCCGCCGTCAGGCACGTCAGCTCGTGTCCCACGGCCACTTCACGGTCAACGGCAAGAGCATCGACGTTCCGTCGTTCGCGGTAACGCAGTACGACATCATCGACGTCCGTGAGAAGTCCCGCAACATGCTGTGGTTCGAAGAGGCTCAGGACAACCTCCTGGACGCTGTCGTTCCGGCTTGGCTGCAGGTCGTTCCGGACACCCTGCGCATCCTCGTGCACCAGTTGCCCGAGCGCGCTCAGATCGAGGTGCCGCTGCAGGAGCAGCTCATCGTCGAGCTTTACTCGAAGTAAACTTTCACACGTTTGCTTCACCCCGCGCGCCGTCCACGGTGCACGGAATCTTCCATATCAGTCCCTACCGGCTTCATATAGCGGGAGCCAAAGGAGAAGTTCATGCTCATCTCTCAGCGTCCTGAATTGACCGAGGAGTACATCGATACCAACCGCTCGAAGTTCGTCATCGAGCCGCTCGAGCCTGGTTTCGGTTACACCCTGGGCAACTCCCTGCGTCGCACGCTGCTGTCGTCCATCCCGGGCGCAGCCGTGACGTCCATCAAGATCGACGGTGTGCTCCACGAGTTCACCACGATCAACGGTGTCAAGGAGAATGTCTCCGAGATCATCCTCAACATCAAGGACCTCGTGCTGTCTTCCGACTTTGACGAGCCGGTAGTCATGCAGCTTGCAGTCGAGGGGCCGGGCGACGTCACCGCAGGTGACATCGAGCCACCGGCAGGCGTGGAGATTCACAACCCGGATCTGCACATCGCCTCCCTTAACGAGCAGGCACGCCTGGAGATGGAGCTTGTTGTCGAGCGCGGCCGTGGCTACGTCCCGGCTATGCCGAACTCCGGTGGAGAGGCCGGCCGTATCCCGGTCGACCAGATTTACTCGCCGGTGACCCGTGTTGCTTACAAGGTTGAGGCAACTCGTGTTGAGCAGCGCACCGACTTTGACAAGCTCATCATCGACGTTGAGACGAAGAACTCGATGACCGCACGTGACGCGCTCGCGTCGGCTGGTTCCACCCTGGTGGAGCTCTTCGGCCTGGCTCGTGAGCTCAACACCGCTGCAGAGGGCATCGAGATCGGCCCGTCGGCTCAGGAGTCCGAGTACATCGCTGCGTACTCCACGCCGATCGAGGATCTGAACTTCTCTGTTCGTTCCTACAACTGCCTGAAGCGTCAGGAGATCCACACCGTGGGCGAGCTTGCTGAGTACAGCGAGACCGACCTGCTGGACATCCGCAACTTCGGCCAGAAGTCGATCAACGAGGTCAAGATCAAGCTCGCTAACCTGGGCCTGACCTTGAAGGACGCTCCGGAAGATTTCGACCCGACCCAGCTCGAAGGCTACGACGCCGAAACTGGCGATTTCGTGGACGACGGCGCGGACGAGACCGAGTAACACAACAGAGCACGCGCTCAACTAACCGCATACGAGGAGTTCGAATATGCCTACCCCCAAGAAGGGTGCCCGCCTCGGAGGGTCCGCCTCGCACCAGAAGCACATTCTGGCCAACCTGGCGCAGTCCCTCTTCGAGAACGGCGCTATCAAGACGACGGACGCTAAGGCACGCGCCGTGCGTCCGTACGCTGAGAAGCTGATCACCAAGGCGAAGAAGGGCACTGTGGCTGACCGCCGCGCAGTCCTCGCTGAGCTGCCGAACAAGCAGGTTGTTAACTACCTGTTCAACGAGCTCGCGCCGAAGTTCGAGAACCGTGAGGGCGGCTACACCCGCTCCATCAAGCTCCCGAACCGCTCCGGTGACAACGCTCCGATGACCCAGATTTCCCTGGTGCTCGAGGAGACCGTTACCACCGAGGCAACCCGCGCTGCACGCGCAGCTGCATCCCGCCAGGCTGAGGAGGCCAAGGCTGAGGAGGCTCCGGCAGAGGAGACCACCGAGGCTCCGGCAGAGGAGACCGCTGCTGAGGAAGAGAAGTAAACTTACTTCCTTCCTCGCGTAACGCCCAGCTACCCCGTGTAGCTGGGCGTTTTGTATTGCCCAGTTAAGATTGATCGCCATGGATGAGACGATGCGGCTGCGATTGGATATCGCCTACGATGGCACCGATTTTCACGGTTGGGCGCGCCAGAAAAGCGGCATCCGCACAGTCCAACAGACCATCGAAGAGGCGTTGAGCCTGGTGCTGCGTAGTAGCGTCTCCCTTACCGTCGCTGGACGCACCGACGCAGGAGTCCATGCCTCGGGACAGACCGCCCATGTGGATATTCCTCGCAGCAGCCTTGATCAGCGTTCGATTGAGGGGGACCCGGGACGGTTGGTTCGTCGATTAGCAAAACTGCTCCCGGAAGACGTCCGCGTATTTAATGTCGAGGAAGCGCCAGAGGGGTTTGACGCGCGTTTCTCGGCGTTGGCCCGCACCTACGTATATCGGGTGACTACGCATCCGGCAGGTGCGTTGCCAACACGGGCGCGCGATACGGCGGTGTGGCCAAAACCTATCAACCTTGAGACGACACAGGCGTGTGCCGATGCGCTTGTGGGCTTGAACAACTTTGCGGCGTTTTGCCGCCCGAAGGAGCATGCCACCACGATCCGCGACGTGCATTCTTTCGAGTGGTCGCAGGTCGAGGACACCGTGTACGAAGCGCGCATTGTTGCGGATGCGTTTTGCTGGAATATGGTTCGCGCGCTGACCGCGACGTGTTTAACCGTCGGGGAGGGCCGCCGGGGGAGTGACTGGCCAAAGGAGCTCTTGCTTCGCGACGAACGCGCGCCCGAAGTCCCACTCGCTCCCGCTCGTGGCCTGACGTTGGTCGGCGTCGAGTATCCCGCTGATTCTGAGTTAGCTGCCCGCGCCGAAGCTACCCGCGCGCGTCGCGAGATGTAGCATGCTTGGGTTACTGACAATCTGGGAGGTGCGATGACCACAGCAGCCGCAGCATGGTTTGCAGTTGTGTTTTTCCTGCTTCCCGGATTCCTGGTGGCGTGGGTTGCAGGCCTCCGAGTTCCTGCAGCGGTGACCACGGCGCTGCCGGTGACCTTCGGTGTTATCGGAGTGTCGTCGTGGATGTGGGGCGTGACTAGTGCGCCGTTTAACCTGTGGACGTTCGGGGTGAGCATGGTGCTTGCCCTCGCGGTGGCTGGCGGGTGGCGCTATGCGTTTGCACGCAAGGCCCGCCGCGGTGGTGATGTGCCGTGGCACCGTGCGCTTTTTCCCGGCAAGGTGGAGTGGACGCACTGGGGCATTCCGTTTGTCGGGGTAGCGGTCGCGGCGTGGATGGCAGTTACGGACCGGCTGTCGTGGTTGGCTCAGATGCCCAACGGTGCGGACAATATCGTCCAGGGGTGGGATTCGCAGTGGCATGCGAATGCGGTGCGGTTTGTGATGGAGACGGGCGTGGCGTCGTCGACACGCATGGGCGAGCTGCAGAACTTCGAAACGCACGCGCGGCTGTTCTACCCGTCGGGATTCCACGCGGGTGTTGCTCTCTTTGCGGAGGCTGCTGGACTTGAGCCGATTCGGGCGGTCAACATCGCGTCGACGGTGCTGCCAGCGGTGGCACTGCCGCTGACCATGGTGAGTCTGGTGTTCGCGTTTATGCGCTCGACTGGGCTCACCGCGCAGATTGCCGCCGCGTTTGCCGCGATCATGGCGTACGCGGCCCCGCAGCTGCTGTGGGTGCCCGACTACGTGGGGATGTGGCCGTACCTGTTTGCGATGACCCTGACCGGCATCGTGGTTTGGCAGTTCCTTGAAGTTCCGGCACGGCATGCGGGTGCGCTGCCTGCTGCGATCGGGTTCCTTGGCGTGTTGTGCACACACCCGGCTGCGGTGACCGTGGTGGTACTCGGCGTCATCTTTGCGTGGGCGACGTCGCTGCTGGTTCGCCCGGTGCGCTCGCGTCGCAGCGATACGGTGTGGATGGCACTCCCGGCAGCCGCGGCAACGCTCGTGTTTTTGCCCCAAGTGCTGGCGGGGTCGGACCAGGCGAGTGAGGTTGCCTCGTGGGCGCCGCAGGAGAAACTAGGCCGCGGCGGCGCGTGGGGGAGTGCGTTTCGGATGGACACCCGGCACGTCTCTCAGTTTTTCCCGGACTTCGACCCGACGGTGATGCTGTGGCTCGCCGGTGCAGGCGCGCTGGCGTTGGTGCTGTGGCGCGGCCAGGTGTGGCCTGTGCTGTTGTATGTGGTTTCGCTTGCGGTGACCGCAAATGCGCTCACACCATTCGATAACGCGTGGGGCGATGTACTGGCCATGGTGGGCAACCTGCACTACAGCACGGGGCACCGGCTGATCATGCCGGTGGTGATGTGCGTGTGGGCAGCGGCCGCCATCGGCATTGCTGTGATTATCCGCCTTGTCACCTTCGCTCCACTCGCAACACGAACCGGTACGGGGCAGCGAGCCACGGTGCTGGCGTCGATCGCGGTGGCGGTGATCGCCGGGTCGGCGGCGGTGCCACAGGTACGCAACCACACTGAGGCTGGTGCACAGGACGCGTTTGCTACCCCGCGCCAAAGCGGACGGATGGTAAGCGCGGATGACCTCCAGGTGTTTGACTGGTTGGCGACCCAGGACGCAGCGTGGGAAGGCACGATCATGGGTGATCCTGCGGATGGATATTCGTGGATGTATGCCTACAACGGGTTGCCGTCGGTTTCCCGGCACTACCTATGGCCGACCGGCGGGATTGGCTCAGCGCACGACACAATTTTCCAGCACGCGGACTTCATCGGAGAAGACAACGGCGAAGTGGTGGAGCAGGCGCTGAAGGACTTGAACGTACGGTTCTTTGTGCTCAGCCCGGGGTCGTTTTGGGCGGACCAGAAACCGCAGTATCCGATGCTGCGGGCGTTCTGGGCGTCAAACGGGGTGACGCCGGTGTATCGCAAGGGCACGACGTCGGTGTTTGCGGTCAACAGCGAGTTCTCCACCGCCCAGTTGCGGGCGATGCGCAAAGACGGACAGGACCACGGCTCGGATGAGCTATTCGAGCTTGAAGATGCCGGTGTAGCCGCCTGGTAGATGCGCGCGGGGTGCTAAGGCTGTAGCCTGTTGAGTACTTACTCGGGGGAGGGGGAATTATGGCGAAACTTTTGCCTACTACACGTGCCCAGGTTTCGGGCCACCAGTTCATGCGCCGTCGTATGGAGCATGGGTTGTTGTTCGGGGATATCCGGATGATTCATGACCCGTTGTCGGCGCGCCATCGCGCCACGGTGTTTGGTGTTGCTGCGGTGGTGATGATCGCCGGGGTGATGGGGTTGTTTGCGTGGATGCGTCCGAATGCAGATCCGGGGGATGCCCCGATTCTGCGGGCGTCGGACGGCACGCTGTATGTGCGTGTTGATGACACTGTTCATCCGGTGACCAATCTTTCTTCTGCACGCTTGATTGCTGGTGCGGCGGCTGATCCGTCGCGGGTGGGTGATGAGCATTTGGCGGCGATGCCACGTGGCGTTCAGGTGGGTATTGTGGCTGCGCCGGCGATGTTTGCGCCGGAGGGTGCGGTTGATGCTGCATGGTCGGTGTGTGCGGTGCCGGGCCGTGTGACGGTGGTTGCGGGGCAGCGTCCGGAGCCTTTGCTTGGCGACGATACCGTGCTGGCCACCGACGGCACCCGCCAATGGCTGGTGACTGGTGAGGGCAGACAGTTGCTGCCTGATGCGGCGTCCCCGCAGGGGCGTATCGTGCGCCGTGCGTTGGGGGTCGGGCACACCACTCCGGTGTGGGAGCCACCGTTGCAGGTGATGACGGCGCTGAAGGAATTGCCACCGGTATCAGTACCTACGCCCGACCGGTTGCCAGAAGTATTGGTCGCTGAGAGCGGTGCGTGGGCGCTGTTCAACGGGAGAATCGAGCCGCTCAGTGAGGTGCAGCAGGCAGTGCTGTTGGATGCTGGCGCGAAGCAACGCAGCATCGGCCGCGAACAGTTAGCCACGTATCAGGACGGGGACTTAGGGCTGACGATTCCAGAGCGTCGCCCGC includes the following:
- a CDS encoding DNA-directed RNA polymerase subunit alpha; its protein translation is MLISQRPELTEEYIDTNRSKFVIEPLEPGFGYTLGNSLRRTLLSSIPGAAVTSIKIDGVLHEFTTINGVKENVSEIILNIKDLVLSSDFDEPVVMQLAVEGPGDVTAGDIEPPAGVEIHNPDLHIASLNEQARLEMELVVERGRGYVPAMPNSGGEAGRIPVDQIYSPVTRVAYKVEATRVEQRTDFDKLIIDVETKNSMTARDALASAGSTLVELFGLARELNTAAEGIEIGPSAQESEYIAAYSTPIEDLNFSVRSYNCLKRQEIHTVGELAEYSETDLLDIRNFGQKSINEVKIKLANLGLTLKDAPEDFDPTQLEGYDAETGDFVDDGADETE
- the eccB gene encoding type VII secretion protein EccB, coding for MPTTRAQVSGHQFMRRRMEHGLLFGDIRMIHDPLSARHRATVFGVAAVVMIAGVMGLFAWMRPNADPGDAPILRASDGTLYVRVDDTVHPVTNLSSARLIAGAAADPSRVGDEHLAAMPRGVQVGIVAAPAMFAPEGAVDAAWSVCAVPGRVTVVAGQRPEPLLGDDTVLATDGTRQWLVTGEGRQLLPDAASPQGRIVRRALGVGHTTPVWEPPLQVMTALKELPPVSVPTPDRLPEVLVAESGAWALFNGRIEPLSEVQQAVLLDAGAKQRSIGREQLATYQDGDLGLTIPERRPQWVDPVQQTVCVDQDRGGAVQSGTEHDGTKHDGTEHAGAARYGAVRSGDTSAIALSGASVATHFVGLADGSIGVDSGHGFHVVASNGLRHRAPDAETLATVGAVHVERVPWEIVSLLPEGEELTRAAALTATY
- the rpsK gene encoding 30S ribosomal protein S11, producing the protein MATQTRSGARRGRRIVKKNVAAGHAYIKSTFNNTIVSITDPQGNVISWASSGHVGFKGSRKSTPFAAQMAAENAARKAMDHGMKKVDVFVKGPGSGRETAIRSLQAAGLEVSSISDVTPQPFNGCRPPKRRRV
- the rplQ gene encoding 50S ribosomal protein L17; the encoded protein is MPTPKKGARLGGSASHQKHILANLAQSLFENGAIKTTDAKARAVRPYAEKLITKAKKGTVADRRAVLAELPNKQVVNYLFNELAPKFENREGGYTRSIKLPNRSGDNAPMTQISLVLEETVTTEATRAARAAASRQAEEAKAEEAPAEETTEAPAEETAAEEEK
- a CDS encoding L,D-transpeptidase, with translation MSYRPRHAKQSPLKRRAITFAAGFGVVATLAAPVTAQAAPAPAPNPVATSSLDALSSSANTAFANLDKSARDAAWDLRNNLRLQADGLANISPDLPAKAKQRIDEIVEVFFPGLIAEKTPKPKPAPKPAPAPAPAPAPAPAPNPRAGFDYGPCPADAKACIDIDGRRSWLQNNGVMYYQSGLIGPGRPGYETPRGTFYVNRKVKDEISWEFGNAPMPYATYFTYNGIAFHEGDPSILSHGCIRMYRGDAQRYFSDLQIGDKVYVY
- the truA gene encoding tRNA pseudouridine(38-40) synthase TruA encodes the protein MDETMRLRLDIAYDGTDFHGWARQKSGIRTVQQTIEEALSLVLRSSVSLTVAGRTDAGVHASGQTAHVDIPRSSLDQRSIEGDPGRLVRRLAKLLPEDVRVFNVEEAPEGFDARFSALARTYVYRVTTHPAGALPTRARDTAVWPKPINLETTQACADALVGLNNFAAFCRPKEHATTIRDVHSFEWSQVEDTVYEARIVADAFCWNMVRALTATCLTVGEGRRGSDWPKELLLRDERAPEVPLAPARGLTLVGVEYPADSELAARAEATRARREM
- a CDS encoding DUF6541 family protein is translated as MTTAAAAWFAVVFFLLPGFLVAWVAGLRVPAAVTTALPVTFGVIGVSSWMWGVTSAPFNLWTFGVSMVLALAVAGGWRYAFARKARRGGDVPWHRALFPGKVEWTHWGIPFVGVAVAAWMAVTDRLSWLAQMPNGADNIVQGWDSQWHANAVRFVMETGVASSTRMGELQNFETHARLFYPSGFHAGVALFAEAAGLEPIRAVNIASTVLPAVALPLTMVSLVFAFMRSTGLTAQIAAAFAAIMAYAAPQLLWVPDYVGMWPYLFAMTLTGIVVWQFLEVPARHAGALPAAIGFLGVLCTHPAAVTVVVLGVIFAWATSLLVRPVRSRRSDTVWMALPAAAATLVFLPQVLAGSDQASEVASWAPQEKLGRGGAWGSAFRMDTRHVSQFFPDFDPTVMLWLAGAGALALVLWRGQVWPVLLYVVSLAVTANALTPFDNAWGDVLAMVGNLHYSTGHRLIMPVVMCVWAAAAIGIAVIIRLVTFAPLATRTGTGQRATVLASIAVAVIAGSAAVPQVRNHTEAGAQDAFATPRQSGRMVSADDLQVFDWLATQDAAWEGTIMGDPADGYSWMYAYNGLPSVSRHYLWPTGGIGSAHDTIFQHADFIGEDNGEVVEQALKDLNVRFFVLSPGSFWADQKPQYPMLRAFWASNGVTPVYRKGTTSVFAVNSEFSTAQLRAMRKDGQDHGSDELFELEDAGVAAW
- the infA gene encoding translation initiation factor IF-1 encodes the protein MAKEGAIEVEGRIVEPLKNAMFRVELDNGHEVLAHISGKMRQHYIRILPEDRVVVELSPYDLERGRITYRYK
- the rpsM gene encoding 30S ribosomal protein S13 produces the protein MARLAGVDLPRNKRMEIALTYIYGIGATRSKELLEKTGISPDLRTDDLSDDQLSALRDAIESSYTVEGDLRREVQADIRRKIEIGSYQGMRHRRGLPVRGQRTKTNARTRKGPKKTIAGKKK
- the rpsD gene encoding 30S ribosomal protein S4; the encoded protein is MARYTGPATRKSRRLRVDLVGGDMSFERRPYPPGQAGRARIKESEYLLQLQEKQKARFTYGVMEKQFRRYYEEANRRPGKTGDNLLILLESRLDNVVYRAGLAKTRRQARQLVSHGHFTVNGKSIDVPSFAVTQYDIIDVREKSRNMLWFEEAQDNLLDAVVPAWLQVVPDTLRILVHQLPERAQIEVPLQEQLIVELYSK